The genomic stretch TGATCCTGCCGGGCAAACGCGCCTTGGTGCCGACCGGGCTGATCCTGGAAATCCCCGAAGGTATGGAAGGCCAGGTGCGGCCGCGCTCCGGCCTGGCTTTCAAGCATGGCCTTACCGTCCTCAATTCCCCTGGAACGGTCGACAGCGACTATCGCGGCGAGGTGAAGGTGCTGCTGGTCAATCTTGGCGACGAGGATTTTGCGGTGACGCGGGGCATGCGCATCGCCCAGATCGTTTTCGCTGCCGTGACGCAGGTGACCGTCGAAGAGCGTTCGCTGGCCGGCGGCACGGCGCGTGGCTCGGGCGGGTTCGGATCGACCGGCACAGCCTGATGCCCATACCCAACCTTGTGATCTTCGACTGCGACGGGATCCTTGTCGACACCGAAAATCTCGCCAACCGACGCCTTGCCGAATGGCTGAGCGCTGCCGGCTATCCGACGAACTTCGAATATTGCCGCAAGAACTTCTCCGGCCGCAGCATGGCGTCGGTGCAGAAGGAGATCGAGGAGACGACCGAGGTTCGACTCGGCGCCGATTTCGTCGAACGCTGGAACGCCGGCCTGCCGGACCTGTTTTCCCATGGCGTCGAGGCAATCCCCTATGTGCGGGAGTTCATCGAGGCGGTTCGGGCGGCCGGCATCCCCTATTGCGTCGCCACCTCGGCCAGGATTTCGAAGATGCACATCACGCTTGGCCAGACCGGGCTGTTGCCGCTGTTCGAACATGCCATGTTTTCCTCGACCATGGTCGGGCGCGGCAAGCCGTTCCCGGACCTGTTCCTGCATGCGGCCAAGACCATGGGCTTCGCGCCCGCCGACTGCATCGTCATCGAGGACAGCGTCGCCGGCACACAGGCCGGGGTCGCCGCCGGCATGCGGGTGTTTTCCTATCACGGCGACCCCTATTCCGACCGCGACGGCCTGATCCAGGCCGGCGGCATCCTGTTCGACGACATGCGCGAACTGGCCGGGCTGGTTCCGATCCACTGATCCGGTTCCGGCACGGCTGCACGATGCTTGGACCCGTGCTAGCGTGAGTGGCTTGATCCCTGGGGGCGCTCATGCCAACGAACTTTTTACGCATCATCCTTGCCGTGATGCTGCTGCCGTTCCTGTGGAACGCGGCCGGCGCCCAAGCCGTCAGCTTTCCGGATCTGGGCAGCGCCCTGCCCGGCCGCAGCGATGTGACCTATCTTGACCTGGCCAAGATGGTCATCCCGAGCCTCGCCGCGAACGGGGACGGCTTCTACAAGGGCGGATTGCCGATCGAGATGCGCCACATCGAGGGACCGGATAGCGGCGGTTCACCGCCCGAGACGACAAGCCTGCCCAATGCCGCGGTGCTTCCCATCAGGGCCGGCGGCAAGGACCGGCTGGCCATTCTTTTCGACCTTGGCGATTCTCCCGACAGCGCCGAGGGCTATGCGGTGCTGGCGCTCTACGACGTCACGGCCAAGCCGAAACTGCTCGATGCGGCCAATGTCGCGGTCGACCGCAGCACCTATTTCCGCGAACCGAACAAGCTATCGATCGGCGCCGGCGACGACATGCTCATCACCATGAGCACGCATTTCAATTCGAGCCAGGGCTACGTGATCACGCCGCTGATCATGGTCCGTGACGACAAATTCGAGCTGATCGACATGATCTACACGTTCGACGAAAGGCTCTGCGCCTACAGCCGCAAGCAGGACATGGCTTTCCAGACCATCGCCGACGGCCAGCCCTATGCCGCCGTCAAGGTGACGGTGACCGACAGCACGGTGCCGAGCGATGAGAGCTGCGACGACGCGCCACCCGATGCGGCGTCACACGACATTTCCGTCACCTATCACTGGCACAAGAAGACATCGCGCTACGTGAAGGATTCCGATGCGTTCGAGAAATTGGCAGGAGAGAACGAGAAACGCTTCTGAACCAACCGCATTCGTTTGCCCGGCCGCAGACAGCGCGATAGCATCCGCCCCTACACTCGTGATGGGGAGCATTCATGGACAAGGGCAAGATCTTTCGCGACCTGCATGCCTCGACCTTCGTCATGCCCAATCCCTGGGATCCGGGCACGACCAAGCTGCTCGGATCCTTCGGCTTCAAGGCGCTGGCGACGACCAGCGCCGGCTTTGCCTTTTCGCGCGGCCTGCCGGACGGCGCCGTGACCTTCGAGCAGATGATCCACCATTGCCGCGAGGTGACGGCGGCGACCGACCTGCCGGTCTCGGCCGATCTCGAGAAAGGCAAGGGCGACAGCGCCGAGCGGGCGGCCGAAACCATCTTCGCGGCGGAAGCGGCCGGCCTTGCCGGCTGCTCGATCGAGGACCACACCGGTGACCCGGACAGACCGATCTACGATTTCTCCCATGCGGTCGAGCGCGTCGCGGCGGCGGTGGAGGCCGCGCGAGCCCTCAAACGCGATTTCGTCTTCACGGCGCGGGCCGAGAATTTCCTGTGGGGCAAGTCCGATCTGGACGACACCATCAAGCGGCTGCAAGCCTTCGAGAAGGCCGGCGCCGACGTGCTCTACGCGCCCGGTATCGGCGATATCGAGATGGTGCGCACGCTCTGCTCGGCTGTCAGCAAGCCGGTCAACGTCATGGCGAAACCGGGCTTCACCATCGCCGATCTCTCAATGGCTGGCGTCAAGCGCATTTCGCTCGGGCCGTGGCTGACCAACTTCGCCTACGGCATGCTGGAGACGGCGGCCCGCGAAATCCAGCAGGACGGCACGTTCGGCTTCACCCGCGCCGCCATGCCGTTCGGCAAATTGCAAGCGCTGTACGGCAAATCCTCAGCCTAAAGGGCCGACTGCATGACACTTGCGGTCACCGGCGGCTTTCCCGCGCGCTGATCGCCTTGTGCAGATGGACCATCATGGCGGCGGCGAAGAGCGGCGTCAGCAGATTGAGCAGCGGCACGGCCAGGAAGGCCGCGATGACCAGCCCGGCGAGAAACACCGTGCCGGCATACTGCCGGCGCAGGGCTCTGGCTTGGTCCTCCGGGCGAAAGCGCATGGCGGCGAATTCGAAGAATTCACGCCCGAGCAGATAGCCGTTGACGATGAAGAAGGCGGCGATGTTGATGCCCGGCACCAGCAGCAGCAGAAGCGCCACGATGTTGCCTGCTATAACGACGCCGAAGAATTTGATCGCCAGCACCAGCGAGCGCAACGCCGGCATGGGGCGCCCGACCGGGTCGCGGGGATAGTCGGTGCGCTCGACCACTTCGGCGACATCGTCGAGGAACAGGCCGGCGATGACAGCCGTGACCGGCGCGATGAGCAGCGCCATGCCGAAGGCCAGCGCGATTGCCGCGATGATGCCCCCCAGCCAGCCGGCCCATGACGGTATGCCGGGCAACAAGGCCTGGAGCCACGGCAGGGCCAGCCACTCGACAAGGCTGGTCAGGCCGAACCACAAGGCGACCAGCGCCAGCACGGTCAGGCCCAGCGTCTTGAGGAACACGGCACGAAACGGCGGCGAGAGCAGTTCGAGGACCGCAATGCGGGCAGCGTCGAAAATCACCGTGTTTCAACCCCAGGTCAGCGGACGCCGCCGGAAGGCGGACGCTCCCGAGATAGGCAGCGCGGGTCGCAAACACAAGTAAATCGGGGCGGCTAGAGCAATTCCAGGAAATGTGTGAGCGGTTTTCCGTCCGGAATTGCGTCAAAACAAAGAGTTAGAGTGGTTCGCCGTTTCCATGAAACGGTGAACCGCTCTAACGAGCGAACGCCGGCTTGCGGACCGGAATGGTCATGGCCGCGACACCGGCAACGACAAAGGCCATCCCAAGCCATGCCGTCGGCCCCAGGCTTTCGCCGAGGAAGACGGCGCCGATGCCGACGCCGATCGGCACGCGCAGATAGGCCTGCGAGGTCGTACCGACCGATCCCAGCGTGTGGATGAGGCGGAAATAGATGACGAAGGCGAGCGCGGTCGAGAACACCGACAAGCCAAGCAGGGCGAGGATCGACGCCGTCGACGGCGCGAGCGTCCAGGGCTGGTCGACCACCAGGCTGAGCGGCACCAAAATGACGGCGCCACAGAGCATCGAGCCTGCCGCCGGCAGCATCGGATCGAGACCCTTGAAGCCACGGCCGAAAATGGCGGCGCCGGCATAGCAGATCGTCGCCGCGACGATGGCGACCTGCGCCCACAATTCGTGGCCGATGCCACCCAGCGCCTCGGTGCCGACGATGAGGCAGATGCCGGCTATGCCGGCGCCGACACCGATGAGTTTGCGCACCGTGACCGGCTCGTGGCGGGTGATGAGCGCGGTGAGCAGGAAGGTGAAGATCGGTGAGGTCGCGTTGAGGATGGTGGCGAGCCCCGCATCGACCGAGCGTTCGGCCGCGGCGATCAGCGTGAAAGGTATGACGCTGTTGAGGCAGGCCTGGAAGGCAAAGCGGCGCCAGGTGGCGGCATCGCGCGGCATGGCGAGCCCGCGCCAGCGGATGATGGCGAACAGGATACCGCCGGCGATCAAGGTGCGGGCGGCGATGAAGGTGACCGGCGGGATCGTCTCGACGCCGATCTTGATGAAGGTGTAGGAGGCGCCCCACAGCACAGCCAGCACGCCGAGCAAGGCCAGGTCGGTGGTCGTGTCGTTCTTTGTAGACATGGGAACTGGCTCGCCCTTGATAGGTGATCGGCAGAGCCAGCTTGTAAGCGACAGCCAGACGAAATGCTTCGTCCACGGTCGAATTGTCGTAGCGCCTGGCGTGTCGCGCTCCGATGTGTGTTGCAATTCAGGTCCGACCGGCATCACCTCAATATCAACATGCCCTAGGCAAAGCCGCCGCGAATCGCTAAACCCGCGCCCGGCCAGCGTGGCAAGAAGCCGGCTCTCTCTTTGTACGCAATTCCTGTGGGAAAACCGCTACGCACTTTTCCTGGAATTGCTTTTGGTTTTTGATGGAGACATTGATGCCGGATTATGACGTGCTTTGCATCGGCAATGCCATTGTCGACATCATCGCCCAGTGCGAGGAGGAATTCCTCGAAACCAACGGCATCATCAAAGGCGCGATGAACCTCATCGACACGCACCGCGCCGAACTGCTCTACAGCCGCATGGGCCCGGCAATCGAAGCCTCCGGCGGCAGCGCCGGCAACACGGCGGCCGGCGTCGCCTCCTTCGGCGGACGCGCCGCCTTCTTCGGCAAGGTCTCCAACGATGCGCTGGGCGAAATCTACGCGCACGACATCCATGCGCAGGGCGTCGCCTTCGACACCAAGCCGCTCCAGGGCGAGCCACCGACCGCACGCTCGATGATCTTCGTCACGCCCGACGGCGAACGCTCGATGAACACCTATCTCGGCGCCTGCGTCGAGCTCGGGCCGGAAGATGTCGAGGCCGACAAGGCATCGGGCGCCAAGGTCACCTATTTCGAGGGCTATCTTTGGGACCCGCCGCGCGCCAAGGAAGCGATCCGGCAGACGGCCAGGCTGGCGCACGCCGCAGGCCGCGAAGTGTCGATGACGCTGTCGGACTCGTTCTGCGTCGACCGCTACCGCGACGAATTCCTCGACCTGATGCGTTCGGGCACGGTCGACATCGTCTTTGCCAACAGCCACGAGATCAAGTCGCTCTACCAGACTTCATCCTTCGACGAGGCGCTGGCCAAGATCCGCAAGGACTGCAGAATAGCCGCCGTCACGCGCTCGGAAAGAGGCTCGGTCATCGTGCGTGGCGACGAGACCGTGGTCATCCAGGCCACCGCCATCCGGGAGCTGGTCGACACGACGGGCGCCGGCGATCTCTACGCCGCCGGTTTCCTGCACGGCTACACGCAAGGCCGCGACCTCAAGACCTGCGGCGACCTCGGCTCACTGGCCGCCGGCCTGGTGATCCAGCAGCTCGGCCCAAGGCCGAGGCAGAATTTGCGCCGCGAGGCGGAACTGGCCGGATTGCTGTAGCGCTTTTCCGCCGCCGTTGCGGCAACTGCTGCGAGGCTCCCCCTCATCCGGCCGCTTCGCGGCCACCTTCTCCCCGTTGGGGGAGAAGAGGAAAGCGCCGGCGCCGGCAGTCTCCTCTCCCCTTGGGGAGAGGTCGCCCGAAGCGAAGCGGAGGGCGGGTGAGGGTGACTCACCGTCGCGCAGTTGTCACATATCGCTCCTACATGAAATCGAGCGCCTCCCGTGACTGACATTTCGGGATGCCCGCAGCCAGATGGGGTGTTGAAAGATGCAAGACAGCAAGCTGTCGGGCGGCGCGACGCGTTGCCGCCATGATTTCCGTTTTCCGCAGTAGACATTCAGCAATCGGCCGCGGCTGAGGGAGGAGCGCGCAGCCGGAAGACAGATGCATGAGCAGATTTCAGACAACCGGTCTTGGACAGGACGACTTCGCGGAGATGGTCGCGGAGGATGTCGAGCGCGCGCTTGCCCATTATGACGAAGCCATAAACCAGTCCACCGTGGTCTCGGTCGGCAAGATCGCCGGCAGCATAGCATCCGCCGTCACCTTGCTGTCGCCAAAGCACCAACGCGCCATCGACGCCATTCATGCCGACCTTCCCGGTCTTGCCTCGAAATTCGTGCGCGCGCTGGCGGCGGAAGCCGCGCGCCGCAGCGAAGCCGGCGCCACGGATATGCCGACGGGCTTGCAGCCCGATGAAGCGCTTTCCGCGCCGCCACGGTCCGAGGATCTCGAATCAATGCTGATCGAGGACTGGGCCGGTCGGGTCGCCGGCTCGACCTATCTGGAAGAAAACCTGCAGATTGCCCGCTCGACCCTGCACCGCTGGCAAAGGCGCGGCGATGTCATCGCCTTGCGCAAGGGCGGCCGCAAACATGTCTTTCCGCTGGCGCAATTCGTCGACGGCAGGCCGGTCGCCGGCATAAGCGACGTGCAGTCGCTGATCGGCAATCCGAGGCTCGCCTGGCTGTGGCTGACGCGCCCGACGGCGCAACTCGACGGCCGCATTCCGATCGATCTGCTGCGGCAGGACCAGATCAAGGACGTGGTCGAAGCGGCACGGGCGTTCGCACCGGGCTGAAGCCGGCGCGGTCAACCCTCAGGTTTCGGAGTCGGCGCTCTACGCCGTCTTGCGGAGGCGAGGCCTGGACGAAGGCTGTTGCGGCGCCATTTCCGTGGCAGTGACCAGCCGGTTGCGGCCGCTCTTCTTGCCGATGTACATCAGCCGGTCGGCGAGCGCGATCAGCGCTTCGGAGTCGGCGGCCTCCGCCGGGTACATGGCCACGCCGACGGTGCAGCCGACCTGGATGGCGCCGTTGGGCGTGGGAACCTTGATCCGCAACCTTTCCAGGATGCGTTCGGCGACGCGCACGGCCTTCTGCCGCGCCAGTTCGGTGTCGGCCGAGAACAGGAAGGCGAATTCGTCGCCCCCGAGCCGGGCAACGAAATCGGCGCTGCGCAGGATCGAGCGAAGCTGGCTCGACACGCGCTGCAGCAGCGCATCGCCTGCCTCGTGGCCGAGCGTGTCGTTGACTTCCTTGAACCGGTCGAGATCGATGAACAAAAGCCCTGCCGCCTCGCCGGTGGCGCCGCAGCGGGCGACGACCGATTTGAGCTCGTTGTGGAAGGCACGCCGGTTGGGCAGGTCGGTCAAGGCATCGTGGTTGGCCGAATGGTCGCTCTGCTGCTTGGCCTCCTCGATCTCGCGCTTTTGCGCGGACAATTCCTCGTTGGCGGTCTTCAGATCCAGAAGCAGCTGGGCGTTGAGGTCCTCGACGACCTTGCGGTCGCTGATGTCGACGACGAAACCTTCCAGGAATTCGAGCTCGCCGGCCTCGTCCCAGACACCGCCACCGATCTCGCGGACCCAGAGGGGCTCGCCGGCCCTCGGCACGATGCGGTAGTCGACGTTCCAGTTGCAGCGCGCCTCGAGCGCGGCGTCGACGGCGGCATAGACCGATGGCAGGTCATCCGGATGGATGGCCGAGACATAGTCGCGCACCGCGTTGTGAATGAAATCGCTCGGCCGGTAGCCGCTGACGGTGAAGATGCCGTCGCTGATATAGAGCATGGTGTAGGACGCGTCGTTGCGGCAGCGGTAGAGATAGCCGTCCATGCGGCCGGTGATGCTGAGCAAGGCGTCCAGCCGCTCATCGTGGTAGACCGCCGGGCCGACCGCGGACACGGAAACTCCGTCATGCTTCATGGCCGCACCCCCATTTAGCGGTCTGAGCGCGCCGTGGATGCCGTTACGGCATGTCGGCAAGAGCTTCCCTATATCAGCCGAATCTTATCAATGTCTTATGGGGTGGGGCGGCGGCGTTTGAGCGCCGCCGTGTTGGAACAGCCGGATCGTTGGCTTGCGCCTTCCCTCAAGTCCCCGCCGTATAGGCCGCAATCGCCGCCATGTTGACGATGTCGCTATCCTTCGCGTTCAGCGACACGATCTGCACCGGCTTGTTCAGCCCGACCAGCAGCGGGCCGATCACCGTCGAGCCGCCGAGTTCCTGCAGCATCTTGGTCGAGATCGAAGCCGAGTGGAAGGCCGGCATGATCAGCACATTGGCCGGACCGGTGAGGCGGATGAACGGGTACTGCGCCATGGCCCGCGCATTGAGCGCGACGTCGGCGGCCATTTCGCCGTCATACTCGAAATCGACGCGGCGCTTGTCGAGGATACGCACGGCCTCCTGGACGCGCTCGGAGCGCTCGCCTTGCGGGTGGCCGAAGGTGGAATAGGCGAGCATGGCGAGCCTGGGCTCATAGCCCATGCGGCGGGCAAAGCCTGCCGCCTCCTCGGCGATGTCGGCGATCTGCTCGGCGTTCGGCATGTCGTGCACGGCGGTGTCGGCCACGAGCACCGTCTTGCCCCGCGCCAGCACGATCGAGACGCCGATGACGCGATGGCCGGGCTTGGCGTCGATGACGCGGCGGATATCGTCGAGCGCGGTGGAATAGTTGCGCGTCACGCCGGTGACGATGCCATCGGCATCGCCCAGCGCCACCATGCAGGCGGCAAAGTGGTTGCGGTCGTTGTTGATCAGCCGCTGGCAATCGCGGAACAGGAAGCCTTTGCGCTGCATGCGCTCGTAGAGATAGTCAGTGTAGATGCCGTTGCGGCGCGACAGCCTTGCATTGATGATCTCGATGCCTTGCTTGTTGAGGTCGATGCCGGCGTGCTTGGCGTTTTCCTTGATGATGTCGTCGCGGCCGAGCAGGATGGCGGTGCCGAGCTTCTGGTTCACATAGGAGACGGCGGCGCGCATCACCTGCTCTTCCTCGCCCTCGGCGAAGACGATACGCTTGGGCTGGCGGCGCACACGGTCGTAGATGCGCTGCAAGGTGGAGGCGATCGGGTCGCGGCGCGCCGACAGTTCCTGCGCATAGCGGTCGAGGTCGAGGATCGGCTTGCGGGCGACGCCGGACTCCATCGCCGCCTTGGCCACCGCCAGCGGAATGGCCGAGATCAGGCGCGGGTCGAACGGCACCGGGATGATGTAATTGGGGCCGAATTTCGGGCGGTTGCCCTGGTAGGCGGCGGCGACGTCGTCGGGCACGTCCTGGCGCGCCAGTTCGGCAAGCGCTTTGGCCGCGGCGATCTTCATGTCGTCATTGATGGTGGTGGCACGCACATCAAGCGCGCCGCGGAAGATGTAGGGGAAGCCCAGCACATTGTTGACCTGGTTCGGATAGTCCGAACGGCCGGTCGCCATGATGGCGTCGGTGCGTATTTCGGCGACTTCCTCCGGCGTGATTTCCGGATCGGGATTGGCCATGGCGAAGATGATCGGGTTCTTGGCCATCGACTGCACCATGGCGGTGGTCAGCGCACCCTTGGCCGAGAGGCCGAGGAAGACATCGGCGCCGTCGAGCGCCTCGGCAAGGCTGCGCGTGTCGGTCTTGACCGCATGCGCCGACTTCCACTGGTTCATGCCTTCG from Mesorhizobium sp. 113-3-3 encodes the following:
- the dut gene encoding dUTP diphosphatase is translated as MRAALQNSSVIGPTVGFVRLPHAEGLPLPAYESAGAAGMDLRAAVPDDRPLLILPGKRALVPTGLILEIPEGMEGQVRPRSGLAFKHGLTVLNSPGTVDSDYRGEVKVLLVNLGDEDFAVTRGMRIAQIVFAAVTQVTVEERSLAGGTARGSGGFGSTGTA
- a CDS encoding HAD family hydrolase — translated: MPIPNLVIFDCDGILVDTENLANRRLAEWLSAAGYPTNFEYCRKNFSGRSMASVQKEIEETTEVRLGADFVERWNAGLPDLFSHGVEAIPYVREFIEAVRAAGIPYCVATSARISKMHITLGQTGLLPLFEHAMFSSTMVGRGKPFPDLFLHAAKTMGFAPADCIVIEDSVAGTQAGVAAGMRVFSYHGDPYSDRDGLIQAGGILFDDMRELAGLVPIH
- a CDS encoding isocitrate lyase/PEP mutase family protein gives rise to the protein MDKGKIFRDLHASTFVMPNPWDPGTTKLLGSFGFKALATTSAGFAFSRGLPDGAVTFEQMIHHCREVTAATDLPVSADLEKGKGDSAERAAETIFAAEAAGLAGCSIEDHTGDPDRPIYDFSHAVERVAAAVEAARALKRDFVFTARAENFLWGKSDLDDTIKRLQAFEKAGADVLYAPGIGDIEMVRTLCSAVSKPVNVMAKPGFTIADLSMAGVKRISLGPWLTNFAYGMLETAAREIQQDGTFGFTRAAMPFGKLQALYGKSSA
- a CDS encoding sulfate transporter family protein translates to MIFDAARIAVLELLSPPFRAVFLKTLGLTVLALVALWFGLTSLVEWLALPWLQALLPGIPSWAGWLGGIIAAIALAFGMALLIAPVTAVIAGLFLDDVAEVVERTDYPRDPVGRPMPALRSLVLAIKFFGVVIAGNIVALLLLLVPGINIAAFFIVNGYLLGREFFEFAAMRFRPEDQARALRRQYAGTVFLAGLVIAAFLAVPLLNLLTPLFAAAMMVHLHKAISARESRR
- a CDS encoding DMT family transporter, with protein sequence MSTKNDTTTDLALLGVLAVLWGASYTFIKIGVETIPPVTFIAARTLIAGGILFAIIRWRGLAMPRDAATWRRFAFQACLNSVIPFTLIAAAERSVDAGLATILNATSPIFTFLLTALITRHEPVTVRKLIGVGAGIAGICLIVGTEALGGIGHELWAQVAIVAATICYAGAAIFGRGFKGLDPMLPAAGSMLCGAVILVPLSLVVDQPWTLAPSTASILALLGLSVFSTALAFVIYFRLIHTLGSVGTTSQAYLRVPIGVGIGAVFLGESLGPTAWLGMAFVVAGVAAMTIPVRKPAFAR
- a CDS encoding adenosine kinase is translated as MPDYDVLCIGNAIVDIIAQCEEEFLETNGIIKGAMNLIDTHRAELLYSRMGPAIEASGGSAGNTAAGVASFGGRAAFFGKVSNDALGEIYAHDIHAQGVAFDTKPLQGEPPTARSMIFVTPDGERSMNTYLGACVELGPEDVEADKASGAKVTYFEGYLWDPPRAKEAIRQTARLAHAAGREVSMTLSDSFCVDRYRDEFLDLMRSGTVDIVFANSHEIKSLYQTSSFDEALAKIRKDCRIAAVTRSERGSVIVRGDETVVIQATAIRELVDTTGAGDLYAAGFLHGYTQGRDLKTCGDLGSLAAGLVIQQLGPRPRQNLRREAELAGLL
- a CDS encoding antitoxin Xre/MbcA/ParS-like domain-containing protein; its protein translation is MSRFQTTGLGQDDFAEMVAEDVERALAHYDEAINQSTVVSVGKIAGSIASAVTLLSPKHQRAIDAIHADLPGLASKFVRALAAEAARRSEAGATDMPTGLQPDEALSAPPRSEDLESMLIEDWAGRVAGSTYLEENLQIARSTLHRWQRRGDVIALRKGGRKHVFPLAQFVDGRPVAGISDVQSLIGNPRLAWLWLTRPTAQLDGRIPIDLLRQDQIKDVVEAARAFAPG
- a CDS encoding GGDEF domain-containing protein, yielding MKHDGVSVSAVGPAVYHDERLDALLSITGRMDGYLYRCRNDASYTMLYISDGIFTVSGYRPSDFIHNAVRDYVSAIHPDDLPSVYAAVDAALEARCNWNVDYRIVPRAGEPLWVREIGGGVWDEAGELEFLEGFVVDISDRKVVEDLNAQLLLDLKTANEELSAQKREIEEAKQQSDHSANHDALTDLPNRRAFHNELKSVVARCGATGEAAGLLFIDLDRFKEVNDTLGHEAGDALLQRVSSQLRSILRSADFVARLGGDEFAFLFSADTELARQKAVRVAERILERLRIKVPTPNGAIQVGCTVGVAMYPAEAADSEALIALADRLMYIGKKSGRNRLVTATEMAPQQPSSRPRLRKTA
- a CDS encoding NADP-dependent malic enzyme; this encodes MARKTENNGPSVSAQEALEFHAMGRPGKLEIVATKPMTTQRDLSLAYSPGVAVPVRAIAEDPSRAFDYTTRGNMVAVISNGTAILGLGNLGALASKPVMEGKAVLFKRFADVDSIDLEVDTEDADEFINCVRFLGPSFGGINLEDIKAPECFIIEQRLRELMDIPVFHDDQHGTAIISAAGLINALEITGRDMKTTKMVCNGAGAAGIACIELMKAMGFAPENIILCDTKGVVYQGRTEGMNQWKSAHAVKTDTRSLAEALDGADVFLGLSAKGALTTAMVQSMAKNPIIFAMANPDPEITPEEVAEIRTDAIMATGRSDYPNQVNNVLGFPYIFRGALDVRATTINDDMKIAAAKALAELARQDVPDDVAAAYQGNRPKFGPNYIIPVPFDPRLISAIPLAVAKAAMESGVARKPILDLDRYAQELSARRDPIASTLQRIYDRVRRQPKRIVFAEGEEEQVMRAAVSYVNQKLGTAILLGRDDIIKENAKHAGIDLNKQGIEIINARLSRRNGIYTDYLYERMQRKGFLFRDCQRLINNDRNHFAACMVALGDADGIVTGVTRNYSTALDDIRRVIDAKPGHRVIGVSIVLARGKTVLVADTAVHDMPNAEQIADIAEEAAGFARRMGYEPRLAMLAYSTFGHPQGERSERVQEAVRILDKRRVDFEYDGEMAADVALNARAMAQYPFIRLTGPANVLIMPAFHSASISTKMLQELGGSTVIGPLLVGLNKPVQIVSLNAKDSDIVNMAAIAAYTAGT